Proteins from one Pseudomonas sp. KBS0710 genomic window:
- a CDS encoding (2,3-dihydroxybenzoyl)adenylate synthase: MLDGCTDWPEDFIRRYREHGYWQGIPLGEVLRQQAQRTPDREALVDGQRRWSYAELDHHANCLAAGLAERGLVAGQRVLVQLPNIAEFFSLTFALLRLGVIPVFALPAHREYELAHLAHLSEAVAYVTVDQHLGFDYRPLARTLRKQVPSLQQVWVVGAAEEFVALADCNAAPRELPAPDSREVAVLLLSGGTTGLPKLIPRTHDDYFCNARLAARACGFDRHTRYLAALPVAHNFPLASPGALGVFSVGATLVLAPEPSPDTAFELIERERVTHTALIPPLVMLWLEVAQWSDNDLSSLQWLQVGGARLKAEIAARIRPTLGCGLQQVYGMAEGLLCFTAQDDSQAHIFESQGVPLTAADEIRIVDADDVPVAPGAVGELLVRGPYTIRGYYNAAEHNQRAFTADGFYRSGDLVRRLPEGHLIVEGRSKDVINRGGEKIPVEEIENLLLGHPLIRDVALVALPDELLGERSCACVLAQGERVDLGSINAWLRERGLAAYKLPDRLQVLSAFPLTRLGKVNRKALAEQVLAL, from the coding sequence ATGCTTGATGGATGCACTGACTGGCCCGAGGACTTTATCCGTCGCTACCGCGAACACGGCTATTGGCAAGGCATACCGCTGGGTGAAGTGCTGCGCCAGCAGGCGCAACGCACACCCGACCGCGAAGCGCTGGTGGATGGCCAGCGGCGCTGGAGTTACGCCGAACTCGACCACCATGCCAACTGCCTGGCCGCCGGGCTCGCCGAGCGCGGGCTGGTCGCCGGCCAGCGCGTACTGGTGCAGTTGCCGAATATCGCCGAATTCTTCAGCCTGACCTTCGCGTTGCTGCGCCTGGGTGTCATCCCGGTGTTTGCGCTGCCGGCCCACCGTGAGTACGAACTGGCGCACCTGGCGCACTTGAGCGAGGCCGTGGCTTACGTGACGGTCGACCAGCACCTGGGCTTCGATTACCGGCCGCTGGCGCGCACCTTGCGCAAGCAAGTACCCAGCCTGCAACAGGTTTGGGTGGTGGGCGCTGCCGAAGAGTTCGTGGCGCTGGCGGACTGCAACGCCGCGCCTCGCGAACTGCCGGCGCCGGATTCGCGCGAAGTCGCCGTGCTGCTGTTGTCCGGCGGCACCACCGGCCTGCCCAAGTTGATCCCGCGCACCCACGACGACTACTTCTGCAATGCCCGCCTGGCGGCGCGCGCCTGCGGTTTTGATCGCCATACCCGTTACCTCGCGGCGCTGCCGGTGGCGCATAACTTCCCGCTGGCCTCGCCCGGCGCACTCGGCGTATTCAGCGTCGGCGCAACCCTGGTGCTCGCTCCGGAACCGAGTCCGGATACCGCTTTCGAGTTGATCGAGCGCGAACGCGTGACCCACACGGCCCTGATCCCGCCGCTGGTGATGCTGTGGCTGGAAGTGGCGCAATGGTCCGACAATGACTTGAGCAGCCTGCAATGGCTGCAAGTCGGTGGCGCGCGGCTCAAGGCCGAGATTGCTGCACGTATCCGCCCGACCTTGGGCTGCGGGCTGCAACAGGTGTACGGCATGGCGGAAGGTTTGCTGTGTTTTACCGCGCAGGATGATTCGCAGGCACATATCTTTGAATCCCAAGGCGTGCCGCTGACCGCCGCTGACGAGATCCGCATCGTCGACGCCGATGATGTGCCGGTGGCGCCCGGCGCCGTCGGTGAATTACTGGTGCGCGGCCCCTACACCATTCGCGGCTACTACAACGCCGCCGAACACAACCAGCGCGCATTTACCGCCGACGGTTTTTATCGCAGCGGCGACCTGGTGCGGCGCCTGCCCGAGGGGCATTTGATTGTCGAAGGGCGCAGCAAGGATGTGATCAACCGGGGCGGCGAAAAGATTCCGGTGGAAGAAATCGAGAACCTGTTGCTCGGCCATCCGCTGATCCGCGATGTGGCGCTGGTGGCGTTGCCGGATGAACTGTTGGGTGAGCGCAGTTGCGCCTGCGTGCTGGCCCAGGGTGAGCGTGTCGACCTGGGTTCGATCAACGCCTGGCTGCGCGAGCGCGGGCTGGCCGCCTACAAGTTGCCGGACCGCTTGCAGGTGCTGTCGGCGTTTCCGTTGACACGCCTGGGCAAAGTCAACCGCAAGGCCCTGGCCGAACAGGTACTGGCGCTATGA
- a CDS encoding isochorismate synthase, producing MHSAINAAQLLKVFQTARQRAQQYQRPVAAVTAFATPTLDPFALYETHRQGFFWCAHSPHLMLFGLGSAWQIEVTGPQRMAEVDRQWSALCVDAVIDGPHSPLLMGGMRFDTQQPGAPHWAAFADASFHLAHWLASEDSHGRWLRCQRVVGPDSDPLALVQASLADYARLLDTPRSAVATPSVIERTALPAVEWQAKVDNALHAIEHDDLSKVVLARHIEYKLDSALDSGAVMRRLLERRSQSHLFALHRGSACFMGATPERLLSCQAGQLTTHALAGTARRGRSAEEDQALGDGLAAAAKEQHEHQLVVHSIVEGLEGLVSELHAQPRPQLLKLPTVQHLSTPISARLKDGCSLLDGAQALHPTPAVAGLPKTAALRFIRCQEGFDRGWYAAPVGWLDAQGNGDFLVALRSALLTAHHCHVFAGCGIVAGSCPADEYEETQIKLANMEQALFAP from the coding sequence ATGCACAGCGCCATAAACGCCGCGCAGTTGCTGAAGGTGTTCCAGACAGCCCGGCAGCGCGCGCAGCAGTATCAGCGGCCGGTGGCCGCGGTCACAGCGTTTGCCACGCCCACACTCGACCCCTTTGCGCTGTATGAAACCCACCGGCAGGGTTTCTTCTGGTGTGCCCACTCACCGCACCTGATGCTGTTCGGACTCGGCAGTGCCTGGCAAATTGAGGTCACAGGCCCGCAGCGTATGGCCGAAGTCGACCGTCAATGGTCGGCACTGTGCGTCGATGCGGTGATCGACGGCCCCCATTCGCCCTTGCTGATGGGCGGGATGCGTTTCGATACGCAGCAGCCTGGCGCGCCACATTGGGCCGCGTTTGCCGACGCCAGTTTCCACCTTGCGCACTGGTTGGCCAGCGAGGACAGCCACGGTCGCTGGCTACGTTGCCAGCGCGTGGTCGGGCCCGACAGCGACCCACTCGCATTGGTGCAGGCCAGCCTTGCCGACTATGCACGGTTGCTCGACACTCCACGCTCAGCGGTCGCCACGCCCAGCGTGATCGAACGCACGGCGCTGCCGGCCGTGGAGTGGCAAGCCAAGGTCGACAACGCCCTGCATGCCATCGAGCACGACGACCTGAGCAAAGTGGTGCTCGCCCGCCATATCGAGTATAAGCTCGACAGTGCACTCGACAGCGGTGCAGTGATGCGCCGCCTGCTTGAGCGGCGCAGTCAATCGCATTTGTTCGCCCTGCACCGTGGCAGCGCGTGCTTTATGGGCGCCACACCGGAGCGGCTGCTCAGTTGCCAGGCCGGCCAATTGACCACCCATGCCCTGGCGGGCACTGCGCGTCGCGGGCGCAGCGCCGAAGAAGACCAGGCATTGGGTGACGGGTTAGCGGCAGCCGCCAAGGAGCAACATGAGCACCAGTTGGTGGTACACAGCATTGTTGAGGGGCTGGAAGGCCTGGTCAGCGAATTGCACGCGCAACCTCGGCCGCAGCTGCTGAAACTGCCGACCGTGCAACACTTGAGCACGCCGATCAGCGCCCGCCTTAAAGACGGCTGCAGCCTGCTGGATGGCGCCCAGGCGTTGCACCCTACCCCGGCCGTCGCAGGTTTGCCGAAAACCGCTGCCCTGCGTTTTATCCGTTGCCAGGAAGGCTTTGATCGAGGCTGGTACGCGGCACCCGTGGGCTGGCTGGACGCACAGGGCAATGGCGATTTCCTGGTTGCCCTGCGCTCAGCGTTGCTGACCGCGCACCATTGTCATGTGTTCGCCGGCTGCGGGATCGTGGCGGGTTCCTGCCCCGCCGATGAGTATGAGGAAACCCAGATCAAGCTGGCGAACATGGAGCAGGCGTTGTTTGCACCCTGA
- a CDS encoding VOC family protein, whose product MNTVQPTSSCSHVLLWVRDLHQAVANFRAAGFEVTYATAEARAQHAHIWFSHGPIIELLTTPRHAWLFKWPIDCLAGRGAGRRMLRWAAQGEGFCDLALLCDDATLAPRLKGLAACGVAMGRAVNWRRTCADGSHTRFRFVYPRHDRLPFLVTPYTPAQHPAQQVHPNGATGLAAIVLGVNPADQTALNLLAGDDPLLRLQPATHTGVQAVHITGLAHPLNLHGAQLLGGPTAQGDRHA is encoded by the coding sequence TTGAATACTGTCCAACCGACATCCAGTTGCAGCCATGTGCTGCTGTGGGTGCGCGACCTGCACCAGGCGGTGGCGAACTTTCGCGCTGCCGGTTTCGAGGTCACCTACGCCACTGCCGAAGCCCGCGCCCAGCACGCGCATATCTGGTTCAGCCACGGGCCGATCATCGAATTACTCACGACCCCGCGCCACGCCTGGCTGTTCAAGTGGCCCATCGACTGCCTGGCCGGCCGTGGCGCCGGGCGGCGCATGTTGCGCTGGGCCGCCCAGGGGGAAGGCTTTTGCGACCTGGCGCTGCTCTGCGACGACGCCACCCTGGCGCCGCGCCTCAAGGGCCTGGCGGCCTGTGGCGTGGCCATGGGCCGTGCGGTGAATTGGCGGCGCACTTGCGCGGACGGCAGCCATACACGCTTTCGCTTCGTCTACCCGCGCCATGACCGCCTGCCCTTTCTGGTCACGCCCTACACGCCTGCCCAGCACCCGGCCCAGCAGGTTCATCCCAACGGCGCCACGGGGTTGGCGGCGATTGTGCTGGGTGTAAACCCGGCCGATCAAACCGCCCTTAACCTGCTGGCCGGTGATGACCCACTTCTGCGCCTGCAACCGGCCACGCACACCGGCGTACAGGCGGTGCACATCACCGGCCTGGCGCACCCGCTGAACCTGCACGGCGCCCAGTTGCTGGGCGGCCCGACTGCACAAGGAGATCGCCATGCTTGA
- a CDS encoding cytochrome P450: MTPLAYPFNAFTDLELAEPYRHAQQAPGLLRIQMPIGAPAWLATRYDDVRLVLGDRRFSRSEAFRRDDAPRAFPRLAGGIVMMDPPQLTRIRSRAAQAFTRRRVEALRPHAREYAHQLIDRMLAAGPPADLVNDYALPLPLALICELLGVPLQDRERFKLWNDSLLSTRAEDAALTQRHLGELAAYIKGLVAERRREPRDDFMTALTAADDQGEYLSEEQLLLLCIAILVAGYEGSASQIPNFIQVLLDNPAQWQQLKAHPEQVPQAVEELLRYIPLASAAMFVHYALEDIQVGDTLVRQGEAVFASIGAANHDPARFAQPQTLDLQRDASGHFGFGHGLHHCIGSALARVELQEALQALVERLSGLERCGEVQWKTATFFRGAHCLPVTWS; this comes from the coding sequence ATGACCCCGCTGGCCTACCCTTTCAACGCCTTCACCGACCTGGAACTGGCCGAACCGTATCGCCATGCCCAACAGGCGCCGGGGCTGCTGCGCATTCAAATGCCCATCGGCGCGCCCGCCTGGCTCGCCACGCGTTACGACGATGTGCGGCTGGTGCTCGGTGATCGGCGTTTCAGTCGCAGTGAAGCGTTTCGCCGCGACGACGCGCCGCGCGCCTTCCCGCGCCTGGCCGGTGGCATCGTGATGATGGACCCGCCACAACTCACGCGAATTCGCTCGCGCGCCGCCCAGGCCTTTACCCGCCGTCGCGTGGAAGCCCTGCGCCCGCATGCACGTGAATACGCCCACCAGTTGATCGACCGCATGCTCGCCGCCGGGCCACCGGCCGACCTGGTCAATGACTATGCATTGCCGCTGCCCCTGGCATTGATCTGCGAACTGCTCGGCGTGCCGCTGCAAGACCGCGAGCGCTTCAAGCTGTGGAACGACTCGCTGCTCTCCACCCGCGCCGAAGACGCCGCCCTGACCCAGCGTCACTTGGGCGAGCTGGCCGCGTATATCAAGGGTTTGGTCGCCGAGCGCCGCCGCGAACCACGCGACGATTTCATGACCGCGCTGACCGCAGCCGATGACCAGGGCGAGTACCTGAGCGAAGAACAACTGTTGCTGTTGTGCATTGCGATTCTGGTGGCCGGCTACGAGGGCAGCGCCTCGCAGATCCCCAACTTCATCCAGGTGCTGCTCGACAACCCTGCGCAGTGGCAACAGCTCAAGGCGCACCCCGAACAGGTGCCGCAGGCGGTGGAAGAACTGCTGCGCTATATCCCGCTGGCGTCGGCGGCGATGTTCGTGCACTACGCGCTGGAAGATATTCAGGTCGGCGACACCCTGGTGCGCCAGGGCGAGGCGGTATTCGCCTCGATTGGTGCCGCCAACCACGACCCGGCGCGGTTTGCCCAGCCGCAGACCCTCGACCTGCAACGCGATGCCAGTGGGCATTTCGGCTTCGGCCATGGCTTGCATCACTGCATCGGCTCGGCCCTGGCGCGCGTGGAGTTGCAAGAGGCGTTGCAGGCGCTGGTGGAGCGCCTGTCGGGGCTGGAACGCTGTGGCGAGGTGCAGTGGAAGACCGCGACGTTCTTTCGCGGCGCCCACTGCCTGCCGGTGACCTGGTCATGA
- a CDS encoding Gfo/Idh/MocA family oxidoreductase — MSRAPTRKRVIVAGTAFGRIYLQALARAADRYELVGILARGNAYSQACADHYGVPLYAAVEQVPDNVDIACVVVRSGATGGAGSELAQQLLRRGIHVLQEHPVHHREIAACMQAARQGNSAYAVNTLYPNILAIRRFLAVAAYLREQQGLAYIEATCNSQVAYPLLDILGRLAGGLRPWAFAAPAANLGAQPFTRLSASFNGVPISLRVQNQVHPRDPDNHSFLLHRLEVGCEAGVLSLCDTHGPVLWNPRLHAPRDSSDRLIMAGSGSERLATPTMVVLDPQIPGSYHQVFNQVWPDAVSVALDALCRDIEEPARRLHSGVWATEVSMAWREMNSLIGMPELIEPPIPRALSLKALHACADAVQPPGGDDTAQLLGALPF, encoded by the coding sequence ATGAGCCGCGCCCCGACGCGCAAGCGCGTGATCGTCGCCGGCACCGCGTTTGGCCGCATCTACCTGCAAGCTTTGGCGCGCGCGGCTGATCGTTATGAACTGGTGGGCATCCTGGCGCGCGGCAATGCCTACTCCCAGGCCTGCGCCGATCACTATGGCGTGCCGTTGTACGCGGCGGTCGAGCAGGTGCCCGATAACGTCGATATCGCCTGCGTGGTGGTGCGCTCGGGCGCCACCGGTGGCGCGGGCAGCGAGTTGGCCCAGCAGCTGTTGCGCCGTGGCATTCACGTGCTGCAGGAACACCCCGTACACCACCGCGAAATCGCCGCGTGCATGCAGGCAGCACGTCAGGGCAACAGCGCCTATGCGGTGAATACCCTGTACCCGAATATCCTCGCGATCCGGCGCTTCCTGGCGGTGGCCGCCTACCTGCGTGAGCAACAGGGGCTGGCGTATATCGAGGCCACCTGCAACAGCCAGGTCGCCTACCCGCTGCTGGACATCCTCGGGCGCCTGGCCGGCGGCTTGCGGCCGTGGGCGTTTGCGGCGCCGGCCGCCAACCTTGGCGCGCAACCGTTCACGCGACTCAGCGCCAGCTTCAATGGCGTGCCCATCAGCCTGCGCGTGCAAAACCAGGTACACCCACGCGACCCGGACAACCACTCGTTTTTACTGCATCGCCTTGAAGTCGGCTGCGAAGCCGGCGTGTTGAGCCTGTGCGACACCCATGGCCCGGTGCTCTGGAACCCGCGCCTGCACGCGCCCCGCGACAGCAGCGACCGACTGATCATGGCCGGCTCCGGCAGTGAACGGCTGGCCACACCAACCATGGTGGTGCTCGACCCGCAGATACCCGGGAGCTATCACCAAGTGTTCAACCAGGTCTGGCCCGATGCGGTGAGTGTCGCCCTGGATGCCTTGTGCCGCGACATCGAGGAACCAGCGAGGCGCCTGCACAGCGGCGTATGGGCCACCGAAGTGTCGATGGCGTGGCGTGAGATGAACAGCCTGATCGGCATGCCCGAGTTGATCGAACCGCCGATTCCGCGTGCCTTGTCGCTTAAAGCCCTGCACGCCTGCGCCGACGCCGTACAACCGCCGGGCGGGGATGACACCGCCCAATTGCTGGGAGCCTTGCCGTTTTGA
- a CDS encoding class I SAM-dependent methyltransferase has protein sequence MNVDTLLIDLPAAPAPWQLPAFTDLGAQQLAPARLLAVLERQRPAVVLMSSEQLARLLDFPGLGLSDLSRLQQLLLVSAEPGDWQLVERAAAQLNCSVQGFTQVEGQWRDLASIKLDQQRWRERALAHPQVTAVALHGRTLFAVPQPCDTTPVDDHLDATEAALNQAFCPEQLAEAVRLNQQLGHAALLSMLNGLAQCGLLPVPLKHLAHSLANAGIAPGHRPLITRWLEVLQAQGLLRRDADRLQPTLDASAWSDAALEALWDSLSLAWARNTGGSATLDYARDNARLLPALMRGECAAVHVLFPEGRTERAAALYRESLAAQYQHRAVADWIGAWAARQATDAPLRVLEVGAGTGSTTQAVLPALKPFAVDYLCTDVSRYFSAQAAERLHAWPWVRHGVFDIDLPGLPQGYQSQRWDLIVAGGVLNAARDTERSLANLLALLKPGGWLVFSEPTREEFWVMASQAFMLNQASDERQLSSATFLDLDQWQAALTRAGFQGNRSLPVADHPLASLGHRVFVAQVPTGRLSRAALAAHLEHPDLQLELLDRLPDPLTAKDLP, from the coding sequence ATGAACGTCGACACCCTGTTGATCGACCTGCCCGCCGCACCAGCGCCATGGCAATTGCCGGCGTTCACCGACCTCGGTGCCCAGCAGTTGGCCCCCGCGCGCCTGCTGGCCGTACTCGAACGCCAGCGCCCCGCCGTGGTGCTGATGAGCAGCGAGCAGTTGGCGCGTCTGCTGGATTTCCCTGGGCTGGGCTTGAGTGACCTCAGCCGCCTGCAACAGCTGCTGTTGGTCAGCGCCGAGCCTGGCGACTGGCAGTTGGTGGAGCGCGCAGCCGCCCAACTGAACTGCAGCGTTCAGGGCTTTACCCAGGTTGAGGGCCAATGGCGCGACCTCGCCAGCATCAAGCTTGACCAGCAACGCTGGCGCGAGCGCGCCCTCGCTCATCCACAGGTGACTGCCGTGGCGCTGCATGGGCGCACGTTATTTGCCGTGCCGCAGCCGTGTGACACCACACCGGTCGACGACCATCTGGACGCAACCGAAGCCGCACTCAACCAAGCCTTTTGCCCCGAGCAACTGGCCGAAGCCGTGCGCCTCAATCAGCAACTGGGGCATGCCGCCCTGTTGTCGATGCTCAACGGACTGGCACAGTGCGGCCTGTTACCCGTGCCGCTCAAGCATCTCGCCCACAGCCTGGCCAATGCCGGTATTGCGCCCGGCCATCGGCCCTTGATCACGCGCTGGCTGGAGGTGTTGCAAGCCCAAGGCTTGCTGCGCCGTGACGCTGACCGCTTGCAACCCACCCTTGACGCCAGCGCGTGGAGCGACGCAGCACTGGAAGCCCTATGGGATTCATTGAGCCTGGCATGGGCGCGCAACACGGGAGGCAGCGCCACCCTTGATTACGCCCGCGACAATGCCCGCCTGCTGCCGGCCCTGATGCGCGGTGAGTGTGCAGCCGTGCATGTGCTGTTTCCCGAGGGGCGCACCGAACGCGCGGCGGCGTTGTACCGCGAAAGCCTGGCGGCGCAGTACCAGCACCGCGCCGTGGCCGACTGGATTGGCGCCTGGGCGGCACGCCAGGCCACGGATGCACCGCTGCGCGTGCTTGAGGTGGGCGCCGGCACAGGCTCCACCACCCAGGCGGTGTTGCCGGCGCTCAAGCCTTTCGCAGTGGACTACTTGTGTACCGACGTCTCGCGTTATTTCAGCGCACAGGCCGCCGAGCGCCTGCACGCCTGGCCCTGGGTGCGCCACGGCGTGTTCGACATCGATTTGCCGGGCTTGCCACAGGGTTATCAAAGCCAACGCTGGGACTTGATTGTGGCCGGCGGCGTGCTCAATGCCGCCCGCGACACCGAGCGCTCCCTGGCCAACCTGCTCGCCTTGCTTAAACCGGGTGGCTGGCTGGTCTTCAGCGAGCCGACCCGCGAAGAGTTCTGGGTGATGGCCTCCCAGGCTTTCATGCTTAACCAGGCCAGCGACGAACGCCAACTGAGCAGCGCCACCTTCCTGGACCTTGACCAGTGGCAAGCCGCGCTGACCCGCGCCGGGTTCCAGGGCAACCGCAGCCTGCCGGTTGCCGACCACCCGCTGGCGAGCCTGGGCCACCGCGTGTTTGTCGCCCAGGTACCCACAGGGCGCCTGAGCCGTGCGGCATTGGCGGCCCACCTGGAACACCCCGACCTGCAGCTTGAACTGCTCGACCGGTTGCCCGACCCGCTGACTGCCAAGGACTTGCCATGA
- a CDS encoding prolyl oligopeptidase family protein — translation MPNLPTPPSTGDDPYLWLEQVDSPQALDWVRAQNLKTHARLAESEPFKALQADLLAVLDSDSNIPYVEKIGAHYYNFWVDAAHPRGLWRRTTLAEYRKAQPAWETVLDIDALNALEHENWVWHGADCLYPGYQRALVALSRGGADASVTREFDLVEKAWVEDGFGLPESKGGLGWIDHDNVYVFTDFGAGSMTRSGYPRIVKQWLRGTPLSAASVVYEGAHDDMYIAAMHDSTPGYERDFVSRTLAFYNNELYLRAQDGTLSKIDAPNSADKSVHKDWLLLQLRDDWTVGDGYAAGALLAIDFARFMAGARDFEVLFEPSQTTSLAGMDWTRNHLVLNVLEDVRNRLSVLTPGAHGWARSAFIGAPAMATVDVSAVDSDDSDAVWMITRGFLTPVTLSLVELGAQPEVLKAMPAFFDASRHVVEQHFAVSKDGTRVPYFLVHEQGLPYTANAPTLLYGYGGFEVSLCPEYSGGLGRAWLSKGGVYAVANIRGGGEYGPRWHQAALKHNRSRAYEDFAAVAQDLISRHITSPRHLAVQGGSNGGLLTGNMLTQYPELFGAVVVQVPLLDMQRYHHLLAGASWMEEYGNPDVPEEWAYIQTFSPYHLFDPAKTYPPVLFTTSTRDDRVHPAHARKLAARMIDAGQDVTYYENIEGGHGGAADNAQSAYMKALVYGFLWERLSAGRG, via the coding sequence ATGCCAAACCTACCTACACCGCCTTCCACGGGCGACGATCCTTACCTTTGGCTTGAACAAGTCGATAGCCCACAAGCGCTGGACTGGGTGCGCGCGCAGAACCTCAAGACCCACGCACGGCTCGCCGAATCCGAACCCTTCAAGGCCTTGCAGGCCGACCTGCTGGCGGTGCTCGATTCGGACAGCAATATCCCCTACGTAGAAAAAATCGGCGCCCACTATTACAACTTCTGGGTCGACGCCGCCCACCCTCGCGGCCTGTGGCGGCGCACCACGCTGGCGGAATATCGCAAGGCGCAACCGGCCTGGGAAACCGTGCTGGACATCGACGCGTTGAATGCCCTGGAACACGAGAATTGGGTCTGGCATGGCGCCGATTGCTTGTACCCAGGTTATCAACGTGCCTTGGTCGCACTCTCCCGTGGCGGCGCGGACGCGAGTGTCACGCGCGAATTCGACCTGGTCGAAAAAGCCTGGGTCGAGGACGGCTTTGGGTTGCCCGAATCCAAGGGAGGCCTGGGTTGGATCGACCACGACAACGTGTATGTGTTTACCGATTTCGGGGCTGGCAGCATGACGCGCTCGGGGTACCCGCGCATCGTCAAGCAATGGCTGCGCGGGACGCCGTTGAGTGCTGCCAGCGTTGTCTACGAAGGCGCGCACGACGATATGTACATCGCCGCGATGCACGACAGCACGCCGGGCTATGAGCGTGATTTTGTCAGCCGCACCCTGGCGTTCTACAACAATGAACTGTACCTGCGGGCCCAGGATGGCACGCTGAGCAAAATCGACGCGCCGAACTCGGCTGACAAGTCGGTGCACAAAGACTGGTTGCTCCTGCAATTGCGGGATGATTGGACGGTGGGTGACGGCTATGCGGCCGGCGCGTTGCTGGCCATCGACTTTGCACGGTTCATGGCCGGTGCGCGGGATTTCGAGGTGCTGTTCGAGCCATCGCAGACTACTTCGCTGGCAGGCATGGACTGGACCCGCAACCACTTGGTGCTCAACGTGCTGGAGGACGTCAGAAACCGCCTCAGCGTGCTGACGCCCGGCGCACACGGCTGGGCACGCAGCGCATTTATCGGCGCACCGGCGATGGCGACCGTGGACGTGAGTGCCGTCGACAGCGATGACAGCGACGCTGTGTGGATGATCACACGCGGCTTCCTCACGCCGGTCACGCTGTCGCTGGTTGAGCTTGGCGCCCAACCCGAAGTGCTCAAAGCCATGCCGGCGTTCTTCGATGCGAGCCGGCATGTGGTTGAACAGCACTTTGCCGTGTCCAAGGATGGCACCCGCGTGCCGTATTTCCTGGTGCACGAACAGGGCTTGCCGTACACCGCCAACGCGCCGACCTTGCTCTACGGTTACGGCGGCTTTGAAGTGTCGCTGTGCCCGGAGTATTCCGGCGGGTTGGGCCGCGCCTGGCTGTCCAAAGGCGGTGTTTACGCGGTGGCGAATATTCGCGGCGGCGGCGAATACGGCCCGCGTTGGCATCAGGCGGCGCTCAAGCACAATCGCTCGCGCGCCTATGAGGATTTTGCCGCCGTGGCGCAAGACCTGATCAGCCGCCACATCACCTCGCCGCGGCACCTGGCCGTGCAAGGTGGCAGCAACGGCGGCCTGTTGACCGGCAATATGCTCACCCAATACCCCGAGCTGTTTGGGGCCGTGGTCGTCCAGGTGCCGTTGCTCGACATGCAGCGCTATCACCATTTACTGGCAGGCGCCTCATGGATGGAAGAGTACGGCAACCCGGACGTGCCCGAAGAATGGGCCTACATCCAGACGTTTTCACCCTACCACCTGTTCGACCCGGCCAAGACCTACCCGCCGGTGCTGTTCACCACCTCGACCCGCGATGACCGTGTACACCCGGCCCATGCCCGCAAGCTTGCGGCCAGGATGATCGATGCCGGCCAGGACGTGACGTACTACGAAAACATCGAAGGTGGCCACGGCGGCGCGGCGGACAATGCCCAGAGTGCGTACATGAAAGCGCTGGTCTACGGCTTTTTGTGGGAGCGCTTGAGCGCCGGTCGCGGCTGA
- a CDS encoding thioesterase II family protein, translating to MNAAHSAWLRVLREGEQPRARLVCLPHAGGSASFFRPWLAHLPGDIDLLAVQYPGREERFNEAAITCLDTLAKHISQALLALPAQPLLLFGHSLGAALAYAVGARLQSVGAGAAHVFVSAHPPPHRQPPSALHREDDATLIADILRQDAAAAGLWANPQLRALFLPTLRSDYQAIETWRPTHLERLAAPIDVLLGSDDREVSLDQACAWADLTHHCPDIRVFQGDHFYLKQQPRAVIEQLLQRYACPKEALPCTAP from the coding sequence ATGAACGCGGCCCACTCTGCGTGGCTGCGTGTACTGCGTGAAGGCGAGCAACCGCGCGCCCGCCTGGTGTGCCTGCCCCATGCCGGCGGCAGTGCGAGCTTTTTTCGCCCGTGGCTGGCCCATCTGCCGGGGGATATCGACCTGCTGGCGGTGCAATACCCGGGGCGTGAAGAGCGCTTCAACGAAGCGGCTATCACCTGCCTGGACACACTGGCCAAGCACATCAGCCAGGCATTGCTGGCGCTGCCCGCCCAGCCCTTGCTGCTGTTCGGTCACAGCCTTGGCGCGGCGCTCGCCTATGCGGTTGGCGCGCGCTTGCAAAGCGTGGGTGCAGGCGCCGCCCACGTGTTTGTCTCCGCCCACCCGCCGCCGCACCGGCAACCGCCGAGTGCGCTGCACCGCGAGGATGACGCGACGCTGATCGCCGACATCCTGCGCCAGGACGCCGCGGCGGCGGGCCTGTGGGCCAACCCGCAGTTGCGTGCGCTGTTCCTGCCGACCTTGCGCAGCGACTACCAGGCCATCGAAACCTGGCGCCCCACACACCTCGAACGCCTGGCGGCGCCGATTGATGTGCTGCTGGGCAGCGATGACCGCGAGGTCAGCCTTGACCAGGCCTGCGCCTGGGCCGACCTGACCCACCACTGCCCGGATATCCGCGTGTTCCAGGGCGATCACTTTTACCTCAAGCAACAGCCGCGCGCGGTCATCGAGCAGTTGCTGCAACGCTACGCCTGCCCCAAGGAGGCCCTGCCATGCACAGCGCCATAA